The following coding sequences lie in one Nitratireductor mangrovi genomic window:
- a CDS encoding FecR domain-containing protein, producing the protein MSLRSLAAQHLDDPDLWPIILRLNGIDDIATIALGQELRLPGSQVELAASALEASLGEIQKANEAGAQLFAPILIRNAIEFRDQAVLENRDGIYHESIALSSKSINRAEAARTTSEQRRDVEAEARLSDRQGWVEGQKTSENSWSERELNAILNEQEKLRTLSSSTAQVVFRDASRLRLNANSQAVIQRMRVDPLKRREEAQISLVEGDFYALLATESNRNRLEVNLPNVEAKIDSGSFWVSQDESGAKFSNYDVKPVAIIAGDETLVLGRNEGAVVGTGQRPDRKIAVIDRVTLDQPQDGDVLFTGNVRLSWLAIDASAYWLELAHDPRFDRMADSRTGISGTSLDDLDLPPGTYFWRVAALDAVGLRGPMSIARKFEVRTDDLPPFLRIRTPQGGAVLREAQVTISGETEAGAAVFVGNAAADVDRDGRYFFTVTAEEGVNEISVTARDVAGNETVRTVAFAYMADARREIAYDESLPRDESGRFLTATDQLTLSGTAASQARITVRDIAGTLRSETYSDAEGRFALNVPLLSPDEELALSVTTASGYAYEEAINAGIRHRPPVIALDRPVPAVTAEPVLNLAIAAEAGTRYSVNGKPGTPDVSGIGFTIELAEGPNQIEIVATNPVGLVSIEKRRVIRDSLSPEMTANEIAVEQRGTGQVVTMRIEARDGTGLAKTARVRLSGPSGAREGVLRYNRARKSYLGSVELPSGGSEGDVKLEVELADVAGNTNSLEFSL; encoded by the coding sequence ATGAGCTTGCGCAGCCTGGCAGCGCAACATCTCGACGACCCGGACCTCTGGCCGATCATCCTGCGGCTCAACGGCATCGACGACATCGCCACTATCGCTCTCGGCCAGGAGCTCCGCCTCCCCGGTTCCCAGGTTGAACTGGCGGCTTCCGCGCTGGAGGCTTCGCTGGGCGAAATCCAGAAGGCTAACGAGGCCGGTGCGCAACTCTTCGCGCCGATCCTGATCCGGAATGCGATCGAGTTCCGCGATCAGGCGGTTCTGGAGAACCGCGACGGCATCTACCACGAAAGCATCGCGCTCTCGTCGAAGTCGATCAATCGCGCCGAGGCGGCGCGGACCACCAGCGAGCAGCGACGCGACGTGGAGGCCGAGGCGCGGCTGAGCGACCGCCAAGGCTGGGTGGAGGGACAGAAAACCAGCGAGAACAGCTGGAGCGAACGCGAACTCAATGCGATCCTCAACGAGCAGGAAAAACTGCGCACGCTGTCGAGTTCGACCGCGCAGGTGGTGTTCCGCGATGCAAGCCGGCTACGGCTCAATGCCAATTCGCAGGCCGTGATCCAGCGGATGCGCGTCGATCCGCTCAAGCGCCGCGAGGAAGCGCAGATCAGCCTCGTCGAGGGCGATTTCTATGCCCTGCTCGCCACCGAGAGCAACCGCAACCGGCTCGAAGTCAACCTGCCCAATGTCGAGGCCAAGATCGATTCCGGCAGTTTCTGGGTCAGCCAGGACGAAAGCGGCGCGAAGTTCTCCAACTATGATGTGAAGCCGGTCGCGATCATCGCCGGTGACGAGACGCTTGTGCTCGGCCGCAACGAGGGCGCGGTCGTCGGCACCGGCCAACGTCCTGACCGGAAGATCGCCGTCATCGACCGCGTAACGCTCGATCAGCCCCAGGATGGCGACGTCCTGTTCACCGGTAATGTCCGTCTATCCTGGCTCGCCATCGACGCGTCGGCCTATTGGCTCGAGCTTGCCCACGATCCCCGCTTCGACCGCATGGCTGACAGCCGTACCGGCATTTCCGGCACCAGCCTCGATGATCTCGACCTGCCGCCGGGCACCTACTTCTGGCGCGTGGCGGCGCTCGACGCGGTTGGTCTGCGTGGCCCCATGAGCATCGCGCGCAAGTTCGAGGTGCGCACCGACGACCTGCCGCCCTTCCTGCGCATCAGGACACCGCAAGGCGGCGCCGTTCTGCGCGAGGCTCAGGTGACGATTTCCGGCGAAACGGAGGCTGGAGCGGCGGTGTTCGTCGGCAATGCTGCCGCAGATGTCGACCGAGACGGGCGCTATTTCTTCACCGTCACTGCCGAGGAGGGCGTCAACGAGATCAGCGTGACCGCGCGCGATGTGGCCGGCAACGAGACGGTCCGCACCGTCGCCTTCGCCTACATGGCCGATGCGCGGCGCGAGATCGCCTATGACGAAAGCCTGCCGCGCGACGAGAGCGGCCGGTTCCTGACCGCGACGGACCAGCTCACACTGTCGGGAACAGCCGCCAGCCAGGCTCGCATCACCGTGCGCGACATCGCCGGCACCTTGCGTTCGGAAACCTATTCAGACGCTGAAGGCCGCTTCGCGCTCAACGTCCCGCTGCTCTCGCCAGACGAGGAACTTGCGCTGAGCGTCACCACGGCATCCGGCTACGCATATGAGGAGGCCATCAACGCCGGCATCCGCCATCGCCCGCCGGTGATCGCCCTCGACCGGCCTGTGCCCGCGGTGACAGCCGAGCCTGTGCTCAACCTGGCGATCGCGGCAGAGGCCGGGACACGCTACAGCGTCAATGGCAAACCCGGAACGCCCGATGTGTCCGGAATCGGCTTTACGATCGAACTTGCCGAAGGCCCCAACCAGATCGAGATCGTGGCGACCAATCCGGTTGGCTTGGTCAGCATCGAAAAACGACGGGTGATCCGTGACTCGCTCAGCCCGGAAATGACCGCCAACGAGATCGCGGTGGAACAGCGCGGGACGGGACAGGTGGTCACGATGCGTATCGAGGCTCGCGACGGCACCGGCCTCGCAAAGACCGCCAGGGTCAGGCTCAGCGGGCCTTCCGGCGCGCGCGAGGGGGTGTTGCGCTATAACAGGGCTCGCAAATCCTATCTCGGCTCCGTTGAACTCCCCTCCGGTGGGAGCGAGGGCGACGTCAAGCTTGAGGTCGAGTTGGCAGACGTCGCCGGCAACACGAACAGCCTGGAGTTCTCGCTGTGA